One Helicobacter pylori genomic window, TTGCGACCGCATTCGCAACAATGACCGCTAATTGATAAGATTTAAAGCCTCCCATTTTAAACAGCGTTAAAGTCGCCGCGCTTAAGGCTTGTCTGTTCAAATTGTCCGTGTTTTTTATGGACAATTCATCGCACATTTCTTTCACTTCTTCATCATCCATTTCTTCTAAACTCCTTTCTAAGATTTTAGAAAGCATGTTTTGTTCAATTAAAGTCGTTTCGGTTTTCTTGTTGTAATTGACCTTTAATTTATCGCACACATCGCATAGGATTTCTTTGTATAAGACTCCTTCGCCTTTAATGAAACTCGCAAAACTATTGCTCCCATAGTATTGCAACTCTTCAGCGATCCTTTCTGCGTATTTAGCGTAATCATCGCCATGCCTTTTGTATTCTATGGAGCTTGTGAGTTTTTCATTGTGTCTTTTTTCGCCGTCTTTACC contains:
- a CDS encoding DUF3944 domain-containing protein, yielding MAYKYDRDLEFLKQLESSDLLDLFEVLVFGKDGEKRHNEKLTSSIEYKRHGDDYAKYAERIAEELQYYGSNSFASFIKGEGVLYKEILCDVCDKLKVNYNKKTETTLIEQNMLSKILERSLEEMDDEEVKEMCDELSIKNTDNLNRQALSAATLTLFKMGGFKSYQLAVIVANAVAKTILGRGLSLAGNQVLTRTLSFLTGPVGWIITGVWTAIDIAGPAYRVTIPACIVVATLRLKTQQASEDKKSLQIESI